The genomic window CATGgtttaaaaattagaatttaaaatctgattctagtttaaattaaacaaaatatttacttCACAAATTAGTTAAATCTAGTTCAAATCCAGCTgcgtaaaaaacaaatctcaaataagattttataaaatatgatatCAACCAAGCCCTTTATCCGCACGTAATTAATTATCACACTATGAAATTGCCAAAATGAAATGCACCCTATAGTGCATCCCTTTCATAAACAAACATTTTCCTATTTTCAGTATGATTAATGTAGAAACTTTCTCCACGGGTCGAGGAAACCACGAACTGTTTGATGACCATTTTTGAAAGTTTCAACTTCCGGAGCTCATATTCAATAAATACAGCTGTATCCAGCACAACTCAAGTACATTAGATGTACATGTACATGaaaaatgaatgttttattaatacatCCTAGTATAAATTTGTGACGGggctataaaataaatgaatcatacacaaataattaaagatttatGGTAACATTTCCTACGCAAGCGTGAGACCTTCAGGGAGATGTTCAGTTTCAAGATTAGGTGAAATGTACATCCGACAAGCATAAAACACAGCTGAATGGAACGCAGTTGGGTTGTCTATGAATACAAAGTGCCCGCCCTGTCATttggcaaaagaaaataaaattcaataagcTGATTCCAATTTTGATTACCGAATATTTCAAACTGATTGAGAAAAAGCGAGACCTGTGGAACCCGAATGATCTCGCATGGAACCTTCATATGCTGGCGAGCTTGTTGGGCACCTTCGTAGCTCATCCAATCTTCGAAGCCATATATGAAAGTGGTTGGCACTTTCCATTCTGATGCACTGCATACAAAATGTTAGAGGATTTAGTAACTTCTTCAAAGGGACTTCATCCGGTACTTTATACATGTTAAAAGAACAAATACAAGCATTATATTTCATGATGCAGATATCATTTATGGTAATTGTGTTTAGTTCATTTAAGATGATCATTCTAAATCAAAGGGTGTTTAGAGCTGGAAAATAGATGTCAGCCATAATAGGGTTTTCACAAGGACTGCTAGCTAACATTCACAGCTAGGTTTTAGATTTATTCGGGATGGCATTGATTTTTCATTTGCAAAAAGGAAGAGAAGGCATTTCTGAATCAAACCCATTGCCACCCTCTAACTCATTGGGACTTCCTTCTCCGTGTGCGTGTGTTCCAACATTCTTTTGGTCAACCAAAAGCAGATGCATGCCAttctaaaataactttttagtcTCAGCATAACAGGCTTTTCTAAGAAGCTCCTTCAATCCACTCTACACAAGCAAGCAATCTGATATTCCACGCAGAACTTTCTAGGCCATTATATAGACCCCCAACAATCAAACAACCTAATTAACATAACAAATTCTAGCAACAGCATAAAACCCATCTATGCATCTAAGACGACCGTAACTCACAAGATCAACTTTTCAACCACAGACATAGATACAGCAATAGGTTCTAGTTTTAACACATTCAGGCAGCAAACATTTGGGCAAAGAGATGCTGTCAACTTTGATTCACACAAGGTATTTTGACACACTAGAGGAAAGACAAAAGATCAAAATAAGTTGGGTTAATCAGACCTCTGTAAAAGGGGCTTCCGTGCATATGctccaaaagaaaatataaatttcaagcaTAGCTCTCCACTAGCTTTGGCTGCTAAAGTATGATACACATAATCTGCAATTAAAAGAGCAAGCGTCAGATACCTCCTGATGAATGCACACAAGCCTAGATGATATCCCACACTACCTGTTAGCAATTTGGACTCCTCCTCAGCCAATACTACTCCGGTTGAATATGCACCAAATCTAGCAGTTGTGTAGCGACGTACCAGACCAGGACCCCAAGGACCCAACCCTCTGGATGAAAGGTTTAATCAGGACTGTCAGAAACAGAAAGGTAAAGGAAGCTTGACAGCATCAACTATACTGGTACTATGTATAAAGTGCTCCAGTGGGTGAATGGAGGAATCCAGATGCCACTTatggaaaatataataaaaggagCTAGAGAAGGACACTAAGCCTTCTCTATAGAAGGTACACTTCATAATAAAATCCTGTTTTAAGTCATTTATTGAGAATCTTCTTGGTTCTACGTGCTTAAAGACCTCAAACCAAAACTAtttgattgaaaacaaaacaaaatgttgaTCCCAGTTCCAGTTTTTGGAACATGGGCTTTGTTGATGCTGCCACAGACCAACTATGTGAAGAAGAATAATTTAATGACGTAGGCTATGCATTGGCAAAGGCATGTGAATGATTATGACATGGCAATCTAAAATGATTGAAAGGAGAcctaaatttttaagttttgaagagATGTTGAAGCACACCCAGACAAGGGAAAGGGACATACCTGACAACCTTCTGAGGAGTAAAATTAGACTCCCACAAATGATTCAAAATGGCTCCTTTCCAAGTTGCCCTAAATTGGGCGAGCCACTCAGACTTGGAATCTGATTCTGATGAAAATCCAGCAGATCCCACTAAAATCAACTGCTTAACATGCTCGGGATGCTATAACACAAATGTGCAACAACCATCAGAA from Populus trichocarpa isolate Nisqually-1 chromosome 5, P.trichocarpa_v4.1, whole genome shotgun sequence includes these protein-coding regions:
- the LOC7477651 gene encoding 1-acylglycerol-3-phosphate O-acyltransferase, which encodes MNLFRSRVSSSIVSTMGEEQGSSASASTATSSSRAKTRSTWPSILRWIPTSTDHVIGAEKRLFSLVKTPYVVEQVNIGSGPPGSKTRWFRSKSDEPRFINTVTFQSKEDSPTLVMVHGYGASQGFFFRNFDALASRFKIIAIDQLGWGGSSRPDFTCKSTEETEAWFIDSFEEWRKAKNLSNFILLGHSFGGYVAAKYALKHPEHVKQLILVGSAGFSSESDSKSEWLAQFRATWKGAILNHLWESNFTPQKVVRGLGPWGPGLVRRYTTARFGAYSTGVVLAEEESKLLTDYVYHTLAAKASGELCLKFIFSFGAYARKPLLQSASEWKVPTTFIYGFEDWMSYEGAQQARQHMKVPCEIIRVPQGGHFVFIDNPTAFHSAVFYACRMYISPNLETEHLPEGLTLA